The window GGACGGTTATGAGCCGTCTGCTCTAACCAACTGAGCTAAAGGTCCTTTAAGATGGCGGCGGAGGGAGTCGAACCCACGACCTTTCGGGTATGAACCGAATGCTCTAGCCAGCTGAGCTACACCGCCAGGATCTTTATATGGTTAAAATTGTTTGGTGGAGCCTAGCGGGATCGAACCGCTGACCTCCTGCGTGCAAGGCAGGCGCTCTCCCAGCTGAGCTAAGGCCCCATGAAATGGTCGGAATGACAGGATTCGAACCTACGACCCCTTGGTCCCAAACCAAGTGCTCTACCAAGCTGAGCTACATTCCGAAAAATATCATTAAAATTTATATGGCGCGCCCGGCAGGAGTCGAACCCACAACCTTCTGATCCGTAGTCAGACGCTCTATCCAATTGAGCTACGGGCGCATATTTATTTAAAAGAAAATGGTGCCGAGGGCCGGAATCGAACCGGCACGGTGATCACTCACCGCAGGATTTTAAGTCCTGTGCGTCTGCCAGTTCCGCCACCCCGGCATATTTGGAGCGGAAGACGAGGTTCGAACTCGCGACCCCCACCTTGGCAAGGTGGTGTTCTACCACTGAACTACTTCCGCATATGCTTAAGAATTTTTTATTCTGACAATGTATTTAATTTAATGGTGCGGGTGAAGGGAGTCGAACCCCCACGCCTTGCGGCGCTAGATCCTAAGTCTAGTGCGTCTGCCAGTTCCGCCACACCCGCAGCAGACATATATAAAACTGGTGAGCCATGAAGGACTCGAACCTTCGACCCTCTGATTAAAAGTCAGATGCTCTACCGACTGAGCTAATGGCTCTCTAAATGGTGCCGGCGAAAGGAGTCGAACCCTCGACCTACTGATTACAAGTCAGTTGCTCTACCAACTGAGCTACACCGGCATTTAGAAATGGTGGAGGATGACGGGCTCGAACCGCCGACCCTCTGCTTGTAAGGCAGATGCTCTCCCAGCTGAGCTAATCCTCCTGGGTAATATGCCTAGCGATGTCCTACTCTCACAGGGGGAAGCCCCCAACTACCATCGGCGCTAAAGAGCTTAACTTCCGTGTTCGGTATGGGAACGGGTGTGACCTCTTTGCCATCATCACTAGACAATTTAAAAGACAAGATTTATTATATCGTATTTACTAATAAAAATCAATACTTTATTGGTAAAAAATAAATTTTATTCTTTCAAAACTGGATAAACGTTTCATTGAAAATGTGCAATAAATTGTGGTTAAGTCCTCGACCGATTAGTATTCGTCAGCTCCATATGTCGCCACACTTCCACCTCGAACCTATCTACCTGATCGTCTTTCAGGGGTCTTACTTACTTGCGTAATGGGAAATCTCATCTTGAGGGGGGCTTCATGCTTAGATGCTTTCAGCACTTATCCCGTCCACACATAGCTACCCAGCGATGCCTTTGGCAAGACAACTGGTACACCAGCGGTGTGTCCATCCCGGTCCTCTCGTACTAAGGACAGCTCCTCTCAAATTTCCTACGCCCACGACGGATAGGGACCGAACTGTCTCACGACGTTCTGAACCCAGCTCGCGTACCGCTTTAATGGGCGAACAGCCCAACCCTTGGGACCGACTACAGCCCCAGGATGCGATGAGCCGACATCGAGGTGCCAAACCTCCCCGTCGATGTGGACTCTTGGGGGAGATAAGCCTGTTATCCCCGGGGTAGCTTTTATCCGTTGAGCGATGGCCCTTCCATGCGGAACCACCGGATCACTAAGCCCGTCTTTCGACCCTGCTCGACTTGTAGGTCTCGCAGTCAAGCTCCCTTATGCCTTTACACTCTACGAATGATTTCCAACCATTCTGAGGGAACCTTTGGGCGCCTCCGTTACTCTTTAGGAGGCGACCGCCCCAGTCAAACTGTCCGCCTGACACTGTCTCCTACCCCGTTAAGGGGCATGGGTTAGAAGTTCAATACAACCAGGGTAGTATCCCACTGACGCCTCCTTCGAAGCTGGCGCTCCGAGATCTCTGGCTCCTACCTATCCTGTACAAGTTGTACCAAAATTCAATATCAGGCTACAGTAAAGCTCCACGGGGTCTTTCCGTCCTGTCGCGGGTAACCTGCATCTTCACAGGTACTATAATTTCACCGAGTCTCTCGTTGAGACAGTGCCCAGATCGTTACGCCTTTCGTGCGGGTCGGAACTTACCCGACAAGGAATTTCGCTACCTTAGGACCGTTATAGTTACGGCCGCCGTTTACTGGGGCTTCAATTCGTAGCTTCGCTTGCGCTAACCACTCCTCTTAACCTTCCAGCACCGGGCAGGCGTCAGCCCCTATACTTCACCTTACGGTTTTGCAGAGACCTGTGTTTTTGCTAAACAGTCGCCTGGGCCTATTCACTGCGGCTCTCGTGCGCTTGCACGCTCAAGAGCACCCCTTCTCCCGAAGTTACGGGGTCATTTTGCCGAGTTCCTTAACGAGAGTTCTCTCGCACACCTTAGGATTCTCTCCTCGACTACCTGTGTCGGTTTGCGGTACGGGCACCTCTCACCTCGATAGAGGCTTTTCTTGGCAGTGTGAAATCAGGAACTTCGTCCATACGGACTCGTCATCACAGCTCAACGTATTAGTGTGCGGATTTGCCTACACACACGCCTTACTGCTTGAACAGAGACAACCAACGCTCTGCTTACCCTATCCTACTGCGTCCCCCCATTTCTCAAACGGTGAGGAGGTGGTACAGGAATATCAACCTGTTGTCCATCGCCTACGCCTATCGGCCTCGGCTTAGGTCCCGACTAACCCTGAGCGGACGAGCCTTCCTCAGGAAACCTTAGTCATACGGTGGACGGGATTCTCACCCGTCTTTCGCTACTCATACCGGCATTCTCACTTCTAAGCGCTCCACCAGTCCTTCCGGTCTGACTTCAACGCCCTTAGAACGCTCTCCTACCACGCATCCATACGGATGCATCCACAGCTTCGGTGAATCGTTTAGCCCCGATAAATTTTCGGCGCAGCGTCACTCGACCAGTGAGCTATTACGCACTCTTTAAATGGTGGCTGCTTCTAAGCCAACATCCTGGTTGTCTAAGCAACGCCACATCCTTTTCCACTTAACGATTACTTTGGGACCTTAGCTGGTGGTCTGGGCTGTTTCCCTCTTGACTACGGATCTTATCACTCGCAGTCTGACTCCCGTGTATAAATATCTGGCATTCGGAGTTTGTCTGAATTCGGTAAAGCGAGATGCCCCCCTAGTCCAAACAGTGCTCTACCTCCAGTATTCTCAATCACGAGGCTAGCCCTAAAGCTATTTCGGAGAGAACCAGCTATCTCCAGGTTCGATTGGAATTTCTCCGCTACCCACACCTCATCCCCGCACTTTTCAACGTGCGTGGGTTCGGGCCTCCAGTAAGTGTTACCTCACCTTCACCCTGGACATGGGTAGATCACCTGGTTTCGGGTCTACGACCACGTACTAATTCGCCCTATTCAGACTCGCTTTCGCTGCGGCTCCGTCTCATCAACTTAACCTCGCACGTAATCGTAACTCGCCGGTTCATTCTACAAAAGGCACGCTATCACCCATTAACGGGCTCTAACTACTTGTAGGCACACGGTTTCAGGATCTATTTCACTCCCCTTCCGGGGTGCTTTTCACCTTTCCCTCACGGTACTGGTTCACTATCGGTCACTAGGTAGTATTTAGCCTTGGGAGATGGTCCTCCCAGATTCCGACGGAATTTCACGTGTTCCGCCGTACTCAGGATACATTCAAGAGGGAATGAGGTTTCACTTACAGGGCTTTTACCTTCTATGGCGGGCCTTTCCAAGCCGCTTCAACTATCTCATTCTTTTGTAACTCCGTATAGAATGTCCTACAACCCCAAAGAGCAAGCTCTTTGGTTTGGGCTCTTCCCGTTTCGCTCGCCGCTACTCAGGGAATCGAATTTTCTTTCTGTTCCTGCAGGTACTTAGATGTTTCAGTTCCCTGCGTCTGTCCTCAACACGCTATGTATTCACGTGAAGATACTATGTGATTAAACATAGTGGGTTCCCCCATTCGGAAATCTCTGGATCAAAGCTTACTTACAGCTCCCCAAAGCATATCGGTGTTAGTGCCGTCCTTCTTCGACTCCTAGTGCCAAGGCATCCACCGTGCGCCCTTATTAACTTAACCAATAAGTTACACTTACTCAGATGAGTAAGATTTTAAAAGATTGCACGATCAATTTCTTGATCATTTGTTTGTTTATTGCTTTCAATGTCGTTTTATCCAGTTTTCAAAGAACAAGTTTTGAAGTATTTCATCATAAAGATGAACCTTCAAAACTGAACAGCAAACGTTAATGTTTCATTCCATAAGGAATGATTCCGAATATATCCTTAGAAAGGAGGTGATCCAGCCGCACCTTCCGATACGGCTACCTTGTTACGACTTCACCCCAATCATCTATCCCACCTTCGGCGGCTGGCTCCATAAAGGTTACCCCACCGACTTCGGGTGTTACAAACTCTCGTGGTGTGACGGGCGGTGTGTACAAGGCCCGGGAACGTATTCACCGCGGCATGCTGATCCGCGATTACTAGCGATTCCGGCTTCATGTAGGCGAGTTGCAGCCTACAATCCGAACTGAGAACGGTTTTATCGGATTAGCTCCCCCTCGCGGGTTGGCAACCGTTTGTACCGTCCATTGTAGCACGTGTGTAGCCCAGGTCATAAGGGGCATGATGATTTGACGTCATCCCCACCTTCCTCCGGTTTGTCACCGGCAGTCTCCTTAGAGTGCCCAACTAAATGATGGCAACTAAGAATAAGGGTTGCGCTCGTTGCGGGACTTAACCCAACATCTCACGACACGAGCTGACGACAACCATGCACCACCTGTCACCGTTGTCCCCGAAGGGAAAACTGTATCTCTACAGTGGTCAATGGGATGTCAAGACCTGGTAAGGTTCTTCGCGTTGCTTCGAATTAAACCACATGCTCCACCGCTTGTGCGGGCCCCCGTCAATTCCTTTGAGTTTCAGTCTTGCGACCGTACTCCCCAGGCGGAGTGCTTAATGCGTTAGCTGCAGCACTGAGGGGCGGAAACCCCCCAACACTTAGCACTCATCGTTTACGGCGTGGACTACCAGGGTATCTAATCCTGTTTGCTCCCCACGCTTTCGCGCCTCAGTGTCAGTTACAGACCAGATAGTCGCCTTCGCCACTGGTGTTCCTCCAAATCTCTACGCATTTCACCGCTACACTTGGAATTCCACTATCCTCTTCTGCACTCAAGTTTCCCAGTTTCCAATGACCCTCCACGGTTGAGCCGTGGGCTTTCACATCAGACTTAAGAAACCACCTGCGCGCGCTTTACGCCCAATAATTCCGGACAACGCTTGCCACCTACGTATTACCGCGGCTGCTGGCACGTAGTTAGCCGTGGCTTTCTAACAAGGTACCGTCAAGGTAGCGCCAGTTACTACGCTACTTGTTCTTCCCTTGCAACAGAGTTTTACGAACCGAAATCCTTCTTCACTCACGCGGCGTTGCTCCATCAGACTTTCGTCCATTGTGGAAGATTCCCTACTGCTGCCTCCCGTAGGAGTCTGGGCCGTGTCTCAGTCCCAGTGTGGCCGATCACCCTCTCAGGTCGGCTACGCATCGTTGCCTTGGTGAGCCGTTACCTCACCAACTAGCTAATGCGCCGCGGGCCCATCCTGTAGTGATAGCCGAAACCATCTTTTAACTTTCGAACATGAGCTCAAAAGTGTTATTCGGTATTAGCCCCGGTTTCCCGGAGTTATCCCAATCTACAGGGTAGGTTACCCACGTGTTACTCACCCGTCCGCCGCTAACTTTCAAAGGATGCAAGCATCCAATGAAAGTCCGCTCGACTTGCATGTATTAGGCACGCCGCCAGCGTTCGTCCTGAGCCAGGATCAAACTCTCCATAAAAGTTAGTTTGAAAGCTCATTTGCTTTGCTAGCGTATCAACATAAAGTTGATATCTATGTTTTGTTTAAGTTCATCACTTAAACGTTTAAATCATTAACGTTTGCTTGTTCAGTTTTCAAGGTTCATGTTGTTATGTTAGAAAAACAACTTCTTTATATTATCACCCTTACATTATCATGTCAATAACTTTTTTCAAAGCTTTTCGATACTGTTTTAGGGACTTAATTAATATAAAGCATAATCCATTTGGAGTCAATCATTATTTCGAAATAATTTTCCGAAGTGAATGTTCCTCTTAGGGACAAGTAATAATATATCCTAAGAGGAACATTAAATCAAGCTTTTTTTGAAAAGATTTTTTTAACATCAACTATAAATAGCATTATTCCAAAAAGCACAATGATTCCACCTAGTATTTGAGTGCCCGTTAAGTACTCATCAAATATAAAAATCGCTAATATTGCCGCTCCAATTGGTTCAAATAAAATAGCAATAGAAATAACATTTGTACTCACCCACTTTAAAGACCAATTAAATAAATTATGACCAAGCAAATTAGGGATAATCGCTAATAGTAAAAACCAAAACCAGTCTATTGCCGGATAAGGACCAAATGACTCGCCCTTTATCAATACATAAAAGAACAATGTAATCGTACTAATAGAATAAACAACCATTGTATATGTAATTAATGATAACCTTTGACGAACATCTTGACCAAATAACAAATACCCCGTGACAAGCGCACAAGCTATGAGCGCTAAAATGTCACCATATAGTGCATTGCCACTGATTTGAAAATCTCCCCAGCCAATTAATACACTCCCCGCAATTGCAATGGCACCCGCGGCAATTGTTTTAAGAGTGATTTTTTCTTTAAAAAATAGATAAGTCCCGACAAATGCGAATAATGGTTGCATCGTAACTAATACAGTGGAACTCGCAACCGAAGTATAGTTAAGCGATTCAAACCATAAAATAAAGTGGAACGCCAAAAAGATTCCTGCAATTGAAGAAAAAATCCAATCCCGTTTTGATAAGTGCTTAAGTTCATGCCGATACTTCATTAAAAATAATGGAAGCATAATTAAAATTGATAATAACATCCGGTAAAATGCAATGACGCCCGATTCCGCATTTGTTAGTTTTACAAATATGGCCGACAGCGCAACGGAAATTACACCAATAAATATCGGAATATATGGATTAATAGGCGGTTTGTTCATTATTATACCTTCACTCCTTCTTTTAATTCTTAATTTAAATGAATTCAATTTAGTATTTCTTCTTAATTACTATAAATGATTTAAAAGTTTATTCATTGGAGTTCACTAGAAAAAACATTGAATATGACCGATTATATTTCGATAAAAAAAATAAAATCACATCACTACATTTTACTTGCTCACAATAAATAAGACTAGAAAAAAATTATTGTCCGTCCCGTTCAATGGTTCGATTTTTCTTGCTTACTCCAAATTGCATTTTTGCACCTAGATTACAAAGGAGTTGAACTGATTGGAGTGGCTTGTGGTAGATGATTTTTCATTAGAAATTTTTTTCAGACTTTTAGTCGCAGCAACTTTAAGCTTAATTATAGGCATTGAAAGAGAACTAAAAAAGAAACCCGTTGGATTAAAAACAAGTTTAGTTATTGCGACATTTAGCTGTTTGTTAACAATTATCTCCATAGAAACTGCTTACACCACCCCCGCGAGAGATGACATTAATATAACAATGGATCCTTTACGACTAGCCGCTCAAATCGTTAGTGGTATTGGATTTTTAGGTGCAGGCGTTATTTTAAGAAAGGAAAATAATAGTATAACCGGTTTAACAACTGCCGCTATGATTTGGGGAGCTGCTGCCATTGGAATTGCTGTTGGTGCAGGTTTTTACATTCAAGCTTTCATGACCGTATTAATTGTTGTTTTAGGAATAGAGGTTTTAGCACCTTTATTGTTTAAAATCGGACCAAAACGGTTACGAATGAGGGAAGTCTCCCTAACCATCTTGGCAGAGCATGCTGTAAATATAAAAAATTTATTAGATTACATGCGACAAAATGATATGCACATTGAAAATCTTTGCATCCGTGATGTGGCGGATTCCGAAACCTCTTTACACGAAGTCGATGTACGCTTTTCAACAGTAAGGACTAATAATACTTTAGAGTTGTATAATCGATTACATGAACTTAGTTACGTA is drawn from Solibacillus sp. R5-41 and contains these coding sequences:
- a CDS encoding DMT family transporter produces the protein MNKPPINPYIPIFIGVISVALSAIFVKLTNAESGVIAFYRMLLSILIMLPLFLMKYRHELKHLSKRDWIFSSIAGIFLAFHFILWFESLNYTSVASSTVLVTMQPLFAFVGTYLFFKEKITLKTIAAGAIAIAGSVLIGWGDFQISGNALYGDILALIACALVTGYLLFGQDVRQRLSLITYTMVVYSISTITLFFYVLIKGESFGPYPAIDWFWFLLLAIIPNLLGHNLFNWSLKWVSTNVISIAILFEPIGAAILAIFIFDEYLTGTQILGGIIVLFGIMLFIVDVKKIFSKKA
- a CDS encoding MgtC/SapB family protein, which translates into the protein MEWLVVDDFSLEIFFRLLVAATLSLIIGIERELKKKPVGLKTSLVIATFSCLLTIISIETAYTTPARDDINITMDPLRLAAQIVSGIGFLGAGVILRKENNSITGLTTAAMIWGAAAIGIAVGAGFYIQAFMTVLIVVLGIEVLAPLLFKIGPKRLRMREVSLTILAEHAVNIKNLLDYMRQNDMHIENLCIRDVADSETSLHEVDVRFSTVRTNNTLELYNRLHELSYVKKIKIEYLD